In Streptomyces sp. ML-6, the genomic stretch TCGGGGCGAACTCCCGCTTCCAGGCGGGTGTGCGCGCTGTGGAACTGGGGTTGCTGGAACGGTGCTGAACAACCGCATGACGCAGTAACTCCGAAGTGTGGAAAAACATCGGGGGCAACGGGGATGAGCAGGACATCAGAGACGTGGTCGATACCGGCCGGGGACGGAACGAAGGAGTGGGACCGGGAACACGCCGGGGCGACAGGAGAGCCGTCCGTGCCGGGGCCGAGGACCCCTGGGGCGCGACCGGGCAGGATCCCGGGGAGCGAGCCGCACGCCGACGCCATAGAGCGGGCCCTGCTGGAGGTCCGGGCGATGATCGAGATGACGGTGGAGCAGCACCGGGACCGTGTCTCGTGGGATCAGCTGATCACCGCCGTGGACGACAGCAAGGAAACGATCGTCGCCGAGGCGCGCAAACTGGTGCGCCAGGCGCGGACGAACATCGACGTCGTGCTGGCCGCGGGGCCGAGCTGCGGCGCCGAGTCCAAACGCGCGCTGCACGAACTGCTCCGCGCGGTGCCGGACACGATCCACATCCGGCTGCTGTGCACGCCGGTCATGATCGACGAGGATTTCGTCCGGGCCCAACGCGCCCGGGAGCAGCCGGCCGAGGTCCGGGTGGCGCGGGTACCACCCCTCCAGGGGCTCATCGTCGACGGCACGGTCGGGCTGGTCTCGGCCGAGTCGCCCACCGGCCGCAGGGCCTCGCTCATCCGTGTCCCCGATGTCATCCGTACGCTCAACACCCTCTATGAGGGGGTCTGGCGCAACGCCGTTCCCGCCGACGGGCACATAGCCTTCGGGGACCACTCGCGCGCCGAGCTCGCGCGGCAGATCCTGGGGGCGCTGCGGGCCGGTGTGACCGACGAGGTGGCCGCACGCGAACTCACGGTCTCCGTGCGCACCTACCGCAGGTACGTCGCCGAGATCATGACGCTGCTCGGTGCCACCTCCCGTTTCCAGGCCGGGGTACGGGCGGCGGAACTGGGGTTACTCGGATCCATCGACACACCGGGAGCCTGAGGGACGGCATCCCGCCGCCTTCCCGCGGGCGCGCGCCGACGTGGCGCGGCCGCCCCTTCGCGGACACCGTCCGGCGCCGTGCACACGTGCCGCCGGACGGCGTCCGTGCGTCCGGTGCTGGCAGCTTCCTGTAGTTCCGGTTGTCGGGTGCGGAACCCGGGTATTAGAACAGGTTTGTTGACTCGGATCCGTCCCGAGGGCCGTCCCGTGCGCCCACTGGGGACCACGGGACGGCCATCGGGCCGCGGACCGTTTGATGTACCGCCGACGCGAGGTGCGAAGTAGGGATGAAGTCCGGCATCGACAGCGGATGGTTCCGCAGATACGAAGCGGTGGCCCCGCGCGGGCGGGTGCTGATCCTGCCGCACGCGGGCGGTTCCGCCGCGTACTTCCACCGCTGGGGAAGGGCGTTCGGCGAGGACACCGAGGTGCTGGTGGCCCGCTACCCCGGACGCCACGTCCGGATCGACGAACCCTTCGTGCTCCGGATGGACGAGCTGGCGGACGCGGTCACCGGGGCCCTGCTGCCGTTCCTGGACCTGCCGCTGTCGCTCTTCGGCCACAGCATGGGCGCCTCGCTGGCCTACGAGGTGGCGCTCCGGCTGGAGGCGCGGCACTCGGTGCGCCCCGCCGGGCTCCACGTGTCGAGCCGGAAGGCACCGCACCGCCTCACCCCCACCTCGCTGTACCGGGAGGACGACGACGCGCTGGTCGCCGAGGTCCACCGGCTCGGCGGCACGGAGGGGGTCCCGCTGGACGATCCCGCGCTGCGCGCCATGGTGCTGCCCGCGATCCGCGCCGACTTCACGATCGTGGGCACCTACGGGCCGCGCCCCGCCGTCCCGGTGGGCTGCCCGGTGCACGGCTACGTCGGCGACAAGGACCCCTCGATCACCGAGACCGAGATGACGGCCTGGGCCGACGTCGCACCCCACGGATACACCCAGCAGGTCTTCCCCGGCGGGCACTTCTACCTCGCGGACCGGCGCGACGCGCTGATCGGGGCCATCGGCGGATCCCTGGCCGGTGCCCGATGACCATGTCGCTCTCCCCGTCCTCCCCGTCCCCCGCCCCGTCGCCGGTCCTCGACCACGACAGCGGGGTCGCCGTACTGGACAAGGCGTCGTTGCTGCTGAGCGTGCTGGAGGACGGCCCGGCCTCGGTGTCGCGGATCGTGCGCGTCACGGGGCTGACCCGTCCCACCGCGCACCGGCTGGCCCTGGCGCTGCAACGGCTGCGGCTGGTCACCCGCGACGCGCGGGGCCGTTTCCTGCTGGGGCCCAGGCTGAGCGAGATGGCGGTCGTCGAGCACGGCGACCGCATGCTCGCCCTGGCCGGCCCCGTGCTGACGGGGCTGCGCGACCGGACCGGGGCCAGCGCCCGGCTCTACCGCCGGTGCGACGACCGGGTGCTGTGCGTGGCCGCCGCGGAGACCTCGTCGGACATCGCCGCCACGGTGCCGGTGGGCACGGCCTTCCCGATGCGCTCCGGTTCGGTCGCCCAGGTGCTGCTGGCCTGGGAGGACCCGGACGTGCTGTACCGGGGACTGGTGGGCGCCCGCTTCACCGCCACCGTGCTCGCCGGGGTGCGCCGCCGGGGCTGGGCGCAGAGCTTCGGGGAACGGGGCCGGGGCTCCGCCGAACTGACCGCCCCGGTGCGCGGACCGGGCGGCCGGGTCGTCGCCGCGCTCTGCCTGTCCGGCCCGGTCGGGCTGATCACCGACGAGCCGGCCCGGGAGTACGGCAGCGCGGTCATCGACGCGGCGCTGCGCCTCGGGGAGGCGTCGGACACGTGACCCCTGCCTCCTGCGGGCGGGTGGTCTGCTGAATGACACTCGGACAAGGCACCGGATCCGAGCTGGAGTTCAGGATTCTCGGGCCCACCGAGATGTGGGCGTCCGGGGTGCGCATCCCGCTGACCGCCGCCAAACAACGCACGGTCCTCGCGGCCCTCCTCATCTCTCCCGGCCGGTTCGTCTCCGACCTGTGGCTCAGCGAACTGCTGTGGGACGCCGCACCCCCCGCCACCCGGTCGGCCCAGCTCTACACGTACATCTCGCGGCTGCGCCGGATCTGCGGGCCCGACCTGCGGCTGGCGCGCAAGCACCGGGGCTACCACCTGGCGCTGGGCGACGCCTGGTTCGACTGGGACGTGTTCCGGCAACTCGCCGAGCAGGGCCGCGACGACCTGCTGAACAGCCGTTACGCGGAGGCGTCCGCCTGCCTGGGCACGGCACTGGAGCTGTGGAGCGGGCCCGCCCTGTCGGACGTGACCGAGTTCCTGGCCCGCGCCGAGCTCCCCGCCCTGGAGGAGTCCCGGCTGACCGTGGTCGAGAACCGCATGGAGGCCGAGCTCGAACTGGGGCGGCACAGCCGGGCCCTGCCCGAACTGACCCGGCTGGTCGCGGAGCACCCCACCCGGGAGTCGCTGCGCGGCCACCTGATGACCGCCCTGTACCGCTGCGGCCGGCAGATGGACGCGCTGCGGGTGTACGAGCAGGGCCGCCAGGTCCTCCAGCAGGAACTGGGGGTGGACCCGGGGCCCGTGCTGCGCGAACTGCACCGGTCGGTGCTGCTGGAGGAGCTGGCCGCGCCCGCCGCCGCCGAGGCGCTCACGGTCGCCAGCAACGGGGCGCCGAGCCCCTGGACCGGACTGGTGCCGGCCATGCTGCCGATGGACACCACCGACTTCGTCGGGCACGGCGCCGAACTGGCCGAGGTGCTGGAGGGGTTGCGCGGCTCCGGCGGCTCCCACCGCGGTGTCGTGCTGGTCGGCGCGGCCGGGGCCGGGAAGTCCGTCCTGGCCGTGCGCGCCGGGCACGTCTGCCGGGACGACTTCCGCCAGGGGCAGCTCTACATCGACCTGCGCCGGGAGGACGGCAGCCCCAAGAACCCGCTGGACGTGCTTGGTTCGTTCCTGCGGGCGCTGATCCCGGTACGGGGCGACCTGCCCGAGACCCTGGACGAGCGGGCCCAGCTGTACCGCAGCGTGCTGGCGCGGCGCCGGGTCCTGGTCGTGCTCGACAACGCGGTGGACGACCGTCAGGTGCGCCCGCTGCTGGCCAGCGGCGAGAGCTGCCGGATGCTGATCACCAGCCGCAGCGCGATGGCCTCGCTGGAGGGGGTGCGGGCGGTGCCGGTCGGCCGGCTCGACGACGCGGCGGCCCGGCAGCTGATCGAGTCGGTCCTCGGCGCGGCCCGGCTCGACGCCGAACCCGTGGCGGCCGGACGCCTGGTGGAGCTGTGCGACGGGCTGCCCCTGGCCCTGCGGATCTGCGCGGCCCGGCTCGCGGCCCGGCCCCAGTGGCCCGTGGCCCGGCTGGTGGACCGGCTGGACCCGGGGGAGGGGCAGGCGCGCCACGAGGAGTGGTCCGAGGGCAGTCTCGACCTGCGTGCCGCGCTGCGCACGAGCGTCCTCCAGCTCGAACCGGGCCTGCGCCCGGTGCTGCGGGTGCTGGCCCGCGCGGACCCCGGTCCCTTCACCGCGGCGGAGGCGGCAAAACACCTGGGGTGGTCCGAGGAGCGGACCCAGACGGCGCTGGACGCACTGGCGGAGGTGTGGCTGCTGGAGGTCGACGCCGGGTACGGCCCGGACGCGGGGCCCTGCACGTACCGGTGCTCCCCCCTGGTCAGACTGCTCGCCCGCTGAGGGCCTGCCGGGCGGACCCCGCCGGGGCGCGGCCGGCGGGTCGGGGGCAGCCCGGCGGGATCCGGGCGGCCCCGGGCCCGTCCGGTGCGCGGTGTCCACCGGGCGGGCGCCGGGTCCGTGGTCGTCGTTGTGTCCATGAGTGCCGGACGACCCGGCCCCCGGGCTCTCCGGCACTCATGGACACAGCGCTGATCAGTTCTCGCGTTCGGGCGGCAGCGAGGTGCTGTTCATGCCGTCGATGAAGGCCGCCAGCAGACTGGCCCACCGCATGCCCTGGTCGTCGGCGACGGAGAGGTCGCCCAGGCTGGTGGCGCGTTCCGCGAGCCACGGTTCCAGACAGGACGTGTTCACCGCCCGCGCGTACATCTGCGCGTCCGTCCAGTCCGGTTCCTCCCGCCGCGGCCGGGTCTGGAACTCCCCCTCCGACACCATCGCCAGATCGGGCGCAGTGTCATGACTCATGGTCTCCTCCTTTTCGAGCCGGTTCCCCCGCGGGTCGTAGCACACAGGATTGGAGAGATATCTATCCCTCCTCTATATTCCTGGCCCGGGAAGCACAGCGAGTGATCATTTGCCGGTCGTCTGGCAGCTTCCTGTAGGAGCCATTGCCGTGTGCTGTCCCGGGGGATTGCATGGTCGCCAGGTGCAGTGCTTTCCCTCTCGAAGCGAAGCCTCACTGACCGGCGGCCACCCCCCCCCGAATGCCGCCGGGGCACGAGGGTCCGGAGCCCTTTCGGCGGCCCCGGACCCTCCGGTCGAACTCTTCCTTCCGACGAGCTCTTCCGAAGAGCTCCTCCATGCCCGGAGAAAGGGGTTTCGGGAATGACCGCCTCAGCTCCCGAACGGACGCGACTGGTGAGCGGCGTCGGGGTCCTGGACAAGGCTTCCCTGTTGCTGGAGGTGATGGAGGTGGGGCCCGCCTCCCTCACGGAGCTGGTGGAGCGCACGGGACTGAAGCGCCCCACGGTGCACCGCCTGGCGACCGCCCTGGAGCGGCTGCGGCTGGTCACCCGGGACCGGCGCGGCAGGTTCGTGCTGGGGCCGCGGCTCGGCGACATGGCGGAGGAGGCCGGCCGGGACCGGCTCGTCGCCTCGGCCGGACCCGTACTGACCTCGCTGCGCGACCGGACCGGGGCCAGCGCCCGGCTCTACCGCCGCCACGGTGACCTGCGGGTCTGTGTGGCCGCCGTGGAGGGGAGCGGCCCGCCCGAGGACGTGCCGCTCGGGGCCGCCCTGCCGATGAAGTCCGGGGCCGCCGCCCAGGTGCTGGTGGCCTGGGAGACCCCGGAGAACCTCTACCTGAGCCTGCGCGGGGCGCGCTTCACGGCGGCCACCCTCACCTGTGTGCGCCGGCAGGGCTGGGCGCAGACCGTCGGCACGCGCGACTGGGAGACCGCCTCGGTGGCCGTTCCCGTGCGGGGCCCCGGCGGCCGGGTGGTGGCCGCGGTGTGCGTCTCGGGCCCCGTGGCCCGGCTCGGCAGGACCCCCGGACGGCGGCATGGTGCTGCCGTCGTCGACGCGGCGGTGCAGCTAGGTGCGGGACTCGTGCGTTGAAACCTCCTCCCGTGGCAGCTTCCTGTAGCCGCCATTGCCTCTCCCGGCCCGCACCGGATAGACATGGGGCATGAATTCGCACCGGCAGGCCATTGTCGGCGAATAACGTTGCGACCCACCCACTGCGGAACGATCCGGAAATGGGTGAGGTCCCGTCTCCCGCATTCTCGGGCCACTCGGGGATGCGGCGTGTCTCGAATCAGCGATTACGTGTTCTCCATTCGCTGACGAGGTCCTGTGCAGGGCGTGTTCGTGCACCTTCGGGGAGGCTCCATTCATGTACGGCTACGCGCCTTTGCAGTTTGATGATTTTTCACGGGGGCAGGCAGGAATGGAACGAGAGCGGGCCATAGGACTTGACCGGCAGACCGAGTTCGTCTACCGAATGCTGCTGCGCCGCCGCCGGTGGCGCATGTCGGAACTGTGCGGTGTCCTCGACGTGAGCGAGGAGTCGCTGGGCCGCATCATCGAGGGACTGCGCGAGGAAGGGCTCGTGGCGGCCTCGGCCGACGACGACCAGGCCATCCGGGCCGTCGAACCGTCCCTCGCCCTGCCGGCGCTCGCCACCCGCAGGTTCCAGGACGCCCAGGGCAGCGGGCTGCCCGGAGCGGTCGCGGTGGAGCGGCTGATCGCCCTGCACGAACGGGCCGCGGACCGGATCGCCGAACCGGTCGAGACCGGCAGTGTGGACGAGGCCTCGGCCCTCGTGGAGCGGCTGGCCACCACGGTGCGCCACGAGGTGGTCATGCTGGTGCCCGAACACTGCCCGGGCTCCTTCGAGTTCTCCCGGCACGTGGCCGACGCGGTACTGCGCCGCGACGCCGCGCTCCGCCAGGTGTGGGGCGCCTCCTTCCTCCACCTGCCCGCCGTCGTCGAGCACGCACGGTGGCTCGGCGGCCAGGGAGCGGCCCCCTGCACCCTCCCGCACGTCCCCACCCGCGCGGTCGTCATCGACGGCGCGGTGGGCGTCCTGTTCGACGAGAGCGGCGGCGCCCGGGTGCTGCGCGGCGGCACCGCGCTCGACTCCCTGAAGAAGCTCGCCCGCCGGCTGTGGGACAGCAGCATGGAGGTCCGCCAGGCGCTGTCCTCCGTCCCCGCCCAGCCGACCCGGCCGCGCCGCGAACAGATCCTGCGGCTGCTCGCCGACGGCCTCACCGACGACGCGATCGCCCGCCGCATCGGGGTCAGCGTGCGCACCGTGCGCAACGACGTCGCCTCCACCATGCTCGGACTCGACGCGCGCAGCCGCTTCCAGGCCGGCGTCCGCGCCGCCCAGATGGGACTGCTCTGAACGCCTGCCGGACCCTCCGGCCGAAGGCCCCCGACGGGCCCTGAGCGCAGGCCACCGGCCGCGCGCCCCCGTTCCCTCCCGACCCCCTTTCGAATCTTGCCAGTTGCTGCAACGCGAGCCCCACGGCGCCCACCGCTTGTCAGGCTGATGACGGCGCCGGACGGCTCGCCGGCAGCGCGGCCCCATTTCCCGAGCCACCTCCCGGAGACGAGGAGTTTCATGTCTGTCGACGTCGGAAACGTGCTGGACCGCAAGACCGGCATCGTGCTCACAGAGGAAGAGAAGACCGAGCTGGAGATAGTCGCCTCCCACGTCAGCGGAATCCAGCCGCGCGCGGTGGACGACCGGTTCTGGATCGATTCGGCCAGGGACCTCTCGGCACTCCTCCCGGTCAGGCTGCGGCAGACGCTGCGCCGGTTCGTGCGCGACCCCGGAGCCGACGCGATGCTGCTCCTGCGCAACCTCCCGGTGGCCCCCGAGTCCCTCCCGGACACGCCCGGCAAGGCCGGCTCCGTGCAGCGCACGAGCACCCTGCCCGCCTCCGTGCTCGCCCTCATCTCCCTCCAGCTCGGCGAGCTGATGGCCTTCCGGGAGGAGAAGGGCGGCGCCCTGGTGCAGGACGTGGT encodes the following:
- a CDS encoding LuxR family transcriptional regulator; amino-acid sequence: MSRTSETWSIPAGDGTKEWDREHAGATGEPSVPGPRTPGARPGRIPGSEPHADAIERALLEVRAMIEMTVEQHRDRVSWDQLITAVDDSKETIVAEARKLVRQARTNIDVVLAAGPSCGAESKRALHELLRAVPDTIHIRLLCTPVMIDEDFVRAQRAREQPAEVRVARVPPLQGLIVDGTVGLVSAESPTGRRASLIRVPDVIRTLNTLYEGVWRNAVPADGHIAFGDHSRAELARQILGALRAGVTDEVAARELTVSVRTYRRYVAEIMTLLGATSRFQAGVRAAELGLLGSIDTPGA
- a CDS encoding thioesterase domain-containing protein, which produces MKSGIDSGWFRRYEAVAPRGRVLILPHAGGSAAYFHRWGRAFGEDTEVLVARYPGRHVRIDEPFVLRMDELADAVTGALLPFLDLPLSLFGHSMGASLAYEVALRLEARHSVRPAGLHVSSRKAPHRLTPTSLYREDDDALVAEVHRLGGTEGVPLDDPALRAMVLPAIRADFTIVGTYGPRPAVPVGCPVHGYVGDKDPSITETEMTAWADVAPHGYTQQVFPGGHFYLADRRDALIGAIGGSLAGAR
- a CDS encoding IclR family transcriptional regulator C-terminal domain-containing protein, with the translated sequence MSLSPSSPSPAPSPVLDHDSGVAVLDKASLLLSVLEDGPASVSRIVRVTGLTRPTAHRLALALQRLRLVTRDARGRFLLGPRLSEMAVVEHGDRMLALAGPVLTGLRDRTGASARLYRRCDDRVLCVAAAETSSDIAATVPVGTAFPMRSGSVAQVLLAWEDPDVLYRGLVGARFTATVLAGVRRRGWAQSFGERGRGSAELTAPVRGPGGRVVAALCLSGPVGLITDEPAREYGSAVIDAALRLGEASDT
- a CDS encoding AfsR/SARP family transcriptional regulator yields the protein MTLGQGTGSELEFRILGPTEMWASGVRIPLTAAKQRTVLAALLISPGRFVSDLWLSELLWDAAPPATRSAQLYTYISRLRRICGPDLRLARKHRGYHLALGDAWFDWDVFRQLAEQGRDDLLNSRYAEASACLGTALELWSGPALSDVTEFLARAELPALEESRLTVVENRMEAELELGRHSRALPELTRLVAEHPTRESLRGHLMTALYRCGRQMDALRVYEQGRQVLQQELGVDPGPVLRELHRSVLLEELAAPAAAEALTVASNGAPSPWTGLVPAMLPMDTTDFVGHGAELAEVLEGLRGSGGSHRGVVLVGAAGAGKSVLAVRAGHVCRDDFRQGQLYIDLRREDGSPKNPLDVLGSFLRALIPVRGDLPETLDERAQLYRSVLARRRVLVVLDNAVDDRQVRPLLASGESCRMLITSRSAMASLEGVRAVPVGRLDDAAARQLIESVLGAARLDAEPVAAGRLVELCDGLPLALRICAARLAARPQWPVARLVDRLDPGEGQARHEEWSEGSLDLRAALRTSVLQLEPGLRPVLRVLARADPGPFTAAEAAKHLGWSEERTQTALDALAEVWLLEVDAGYGPDAGPCTYRCSPLVRLLAR
- a CDS encoding IclR family transcriptional regulator — protein: MTASAPERTRLVSGVGVLDKASLLLEVMEVGPASLTELVERTGLKRPTVHRLATALERLRLVTRDRRGRFVLGPRLGDMAEEAGRDRLVASAGPVLTSLRDRTGASARLYRRHGDLRVCVAAVEGSGPPEDVPLGAALPMKSGAAAQVLVAWETPENLYLSLRGARFTAATLTCVRRQGWAQTVGTRDWETASVAVPVRGPGGRVVAAVCVSGPVARLGRTPGRRHGAAVVDAAVQLGAGLVR
- a CDS encoding helix-turn-helix domain-containing protein encodes the protein MERERAIGLDRQTEFVYRMLLRRRRWRMSELCGVLDVSEESLGRIIEGLREEGLVAASADDDQAIRAVEPSLALPALATRRFQDAQGSGLPGAVAVERLIALHERAADRIAEPVETGSVDEASALVERLATTVRHEVVMLVPEHCPGSFEFSRHVADAVLRRDAALRQVWGASFLHLPAVVEHARWLGGQGAAPCTLPHVPTRAVVIDGAVGVLFDESGGARVLRGGTALDSLKKLARRLWDSSMEVRQALSSVPAQPTRPRREQILRLLADGLTDDAIARRIGVSVRTVRNDVASTMLGLDARSRFQAGVRAAQMGLL